The DNA sequence ATCGGGAACATGATCAGCAAGTGACCGTATGCACTGGCACGCAACAGAGCGCGCAGCTGTACGCGGAACAACTCAGGACGGGCGAGCGATATACGGATGGCCCGGAAACCGAGAAAAGGATTTTCTTCCTGATCCAGATCGAGAGCAGGCAAGTGCTTGTCGCCACCGACATCTAGGGTTCGGATGATGACAGGCTTTTCCCCAAAAGCGATGGCCACTCGTTTGTAGGCCTGGAATTGTTCTTCCTCATCTGGCAGTGTGCTACGGTCCATAAACAAAAACTCGGAACGGAACAATCCGATGCCTTCTACCCCGGATGCAACGAGTGCATCTGCTTCTTCCGGGACTGCCATGTTCGCCATCAGATGTACGCGATGACCATCGAGGGTCTCTGCTGGTAGATCTTTCATGGCTTCGTAGGCTTGGCGCTGAATTTGCTCTAGAGCCGCTTTTTCCTGATAACGGGTCAGCGCTTCACCATCAGGATCGGGGAAAAGCTCTCCGCTGGTTCCGTCGAGGATCAACATGGTGCCATATTCCACTTCGAAGAGAAGCTGTTCGCCTACGCCCATCACAGCAGGAATGCCCAGCGATCGGGCCAAAATCGCTGCATGGGAGGTTGCTCCGCCTTTTACCGTAGCGATCCCGCGAACGTGCTGGATCGGTAATTGCAACGTTTCAGATGGTGTTACATCCACTGCAACCAGTATGAAAGGCTCTTCAGGGAAGGACACAGACTGCTCATTCCCAGACAGATTGCGAATGATTCGGCGGCTCACATCGCGGATGTCGTCGGCACGCTCTCGCATGTATGCGTCATCCATGCTTTCAAACAGGGAGATGAATTGATCCGATACTTGTTGTACTGCCGCGGAGGCACTGAGAAGCTGGCTTTCAATCACGCTGTTCATTTCTCCCGCGAAGGCCGGATCGTCCAAAAAGGCAAGATGGGCAGAAAGGATAGCGGCTTTTTCCGAGCCAAGCGTATCTTCGGTCTGCTGTCTCAGTTGCTCTAGCTGGTCACGAGCTAACTCGATGCTTTGTGCGAGTCGTGCCTGCTCTGCTTTGATGTCGGATGAAGTGATCGCGGTCTCGTGGATGACAGGCTGCTCTTGGGACAATCGGACGATGGGAGCGATCGCGATGCCAGCAGATACGGGTATACCTTTTAACATGTGTAACTCACCGTCCTTCCTTTCGCGTGTGAATCAGCTCGCGAATTCTTGATGAAAAAGCTCACGGATTTCAGCCGCGACATGCTCTTCATCCGAGCCATCGACTTCGATAGTCAAATGGTCCCCTTGGGTGACACCCAGGGTCATGATGCCAAGAATGCTTTTCCCGTCCACCTTTTTCGCACCCTTGTTGAGCGTGATCTTGGACTGGAACTGCGACGTACGATTGACGAAGAGAGCTGCGGGACGAGCATGCAGCCCGCCCTCGACTGTAACGGTTACTTCAAATTGAATCATCAGGGACCTCCTGCTTGGTTGGCTATTTTAAAACGACGGTCATAAGTGGCTCTTGGCCTGCTT is a window from the Brevibacillus choshinensis genome containing:
- the ptsP gene encoding phosphoenolpyruvate--protein phosphotransferase — translated: MLKGIPVSAGIAIAPIVRLSQEQPVIHETAITSSDIKAEQARLAQSIELARDQLEQLRQQTEDTLGSEKAAILSAHLAFLDDPAFAGEMNSVIESQLLSASAAVQQVSDQFISLFESMDDAYMRERADDIRDVSRRIIRNLSGNEQSVSFPEEPFILVAVDVTPSETLQLPIQHVRGIATVKGGATSHAAILARSLGIPAVMGVGEQLLFEVEYGTMLILDGTSGELFPDPDGEALTRYQEKAALEQIQRQAYEAMKDLPAETLDGHRVHLMANMAVPEEADALVASGVEGIGLFRSEFLFMDRSTLPDEEEQFQAYKRVAIAFGEKPVIIRTLDVGGDKHLPALDLDQEENPFLGFRAIRISLARPELFRVQLRALLRASAYGHLLIMFPMISHLEQLREAKSILEQTKTELRAEDVAFDENIAIGMMMEIPGACLQADAFAKEVQFFSIGTNDLVQYTLAVDRMNAHIADLYSYYHPAVLRLISHVIDASHRGGIWTGLCGEMAGDPLATELLLGMGLDEFSGAASVMPKVKERIRATTREQAKRTADHALTLSTVEDVVSFLNNKAD
- a CDS encoding HPr family phosphocarrier protein gives rise to the protein MIQFEVTVTVEGGLHARPAALFVNRTSQFQSKITLNKGAKKVDGKSILGIMTLGVTQGDHLTIEVDGSDEEHVAAEIRELFHQEFAS